A single region of the Dehalococcoides mccartyi genome encodes:
- the jag gene encoding RNA-binding cell elongation regulator Jag/EloR, translating to MKKVETSAKTVEEAIKLGLNQLNVSRDEVEVEVLSEGRHGLLGLRGEDARVCLHLIENEYDDDIAPGNQMDAGDLAQNILETLLDKMDIEAYVDILPEKMVTDEESQPSTVLNIVGEDLGILIGRKGQTLISLQQVVRLMLSHQLGRFEPVVVDVNGYRQRRLSSLQVLAWRTAEQVKLRRMPFSLEPMPAYERRIIHLALADDDEVTTQSVGFGESRKVVVVLKE from the coding sequence ATGAAAAAGGTCGAGACGAGCGCCAAGACGGTGGAGGAAGCAATAAAACTGGGGCTAAATCAGCTAAACGTAAGCCGAGACGAAGTTGAGGTAGAGGTTCTGTCTGAAGGCAGGCATGGGTTACTGGGTCTGCGCGGGGAAGATGCAAGGGTCTGCCTGCATCTTATTGAAAATGAATACGATGATGATATTGCGCCGGGCAACCAGATGGATGCAGGCGATCTAGCACAAAATATTCTGGAAACCCTACTGGACAAGATGGATATCGAAGCCTATGTAGATATCCTGCCTGAAAAGATGGTTACCGATGAGGAATCACAGCCGAGTACTGTTTTGAACATTGTGGGCGAAGACTTGGGTATCCTGATAGGACGCAAGGGTCAGACTCTCATAAGTTTGCAGCAAGTGGTGAGGCTGATGCTTTCCCACCAGTTGGGCAGATTTGAACCGGTGGTAGTTGACGTAAATGGTTACCGGCAACGCCGCCTAAGTTCCCTTCAGGTTTTGGCTTGGAGAACAGCCGAACAGGTAAAATTGCGGCGTATGCCTTTTTCACTTGAGCCTATGCCTGCTTATGAACGGCGGATTATTCATCTGGCATTAGCTGATGATGACGAAGTGACTACCCAGAGCGTTGGCTTTGGTGAATCAAGAAAAGTTGTGGTAGTCTTAAAAGAATAG
- a CDS encoding YidC/Oxa1 family membrane protein insertase: protein MDIGAIWDLVILSPMINGMVWLSHNLWGSFGLTVIVLTVVIRLALWPLNRKQLTATKKMQEITVHMEALKKKHGNDRQKLAEEQMKLYKESGVSPTGCLVPMLIQFPIWIALYQAIVRVLAVTPEDFMNLADHLYSWPVVYQTLPLSNHFLWMDLSLPDFALALLVGVSMYVQQKMSTPKAINQQQAAQGQMMSFMMPFMFFFFSLSFPSGLAFYWFVSAIVGIIMQYFITGWGQLEPMAEKVISYFRGGRQVRSGNTYKTEKRTATPSGQLIDSSAKGKQMEGSIDEKGRDERQDGGGSNKTGAKSAKRKPRRS, encoded by the coding sequence TTGGATATTGGTGCTATTTGGGATTTAGTAATACTTTCGCCGATGATAAACGGCATGGTCTGGCTTTCCCACAATTTATGGGGAAGTTTCGGGCTGACAGTTATTGTGCTGACTGTGGTTATAAGGCTGGCACTCTGGCCGCTTAACCGAAAACAGCTTACGGCCACCAAGAAGATGCAGGAAATTACCGTACATATGGAAGCTTTGAAGAAAAAGCACGGTAATGACCGCCAGAAACTGGCCGAAGAGCAAATGAAGCTCTACAAAGAGTCCGGTGTTTCACCTACCGGTTGTCTGGTTCCCATGCTCATTCAGTTTCCTATCTGGATAGCCTTGTATCAGGCTATTGTGAGAGTATTGGCTGTTACTCCCGAAGACTTTATGAATCTGGCTGATCATCTTTATTCATGGCCGGTAGTTTACCAAACCCTGCCGCTCAGCAATCATTTCCTCTGGATGGATCTTTCCCTTCCGGACTTTGCCTTGGCTTTGCTGGTGGGTGTAAGCATGTATGTCCAGCAGAAAATGTCTACCCCCAAAGCTATTAATCAGCAGCAGGCAGCTCAGGGGCAGATGATGAGTTTCATGATGCCGTTCATGTTCTTCTTCTTCTCGCTCTCTTTCCCCAGTGGTCTGGCTTTCTACTGGTTCGTTTCTGCCATAGTGGGTATCATAATGCAGTATTTCATTACTGGTTGGGGACAGCTTGAACCTATGGCCGAAAAAGTCATTTCCTATTTCCGCGGCGGCCGGCAGGTACGGTCGGGAAACACATATAAAACTGAAAAAAGAACTGCAACTCCGTCTGGTCAGTTGATTGATTCTTCGGCCAAAGGTAAGCAGATGGAAGGTAGTATAGATGAAAAAGGTCGAGACGAGCGCCAAGACGGTGGAGGAAGCAATAAAACTGGGGCTAAATCAGCTAAACGTAAGCCGAGACGAAGTTGA
- a CDS encoding PQQ-binding-like beta-propeller repeat protein codes for MFKTNRISKKIVLLFSLIGILAVLSGCMGASQKPLGWSGVLVSDNDAIFGSMTGKLIALNKDASTPRYQVTLETTTNGGGCAGAVTTVGIYGTPVVSDGVIYISTYGGKVYAYNQADGSLKWVYPGTGSLSAIVSGIAPNGDKIFFADTNGVVYALSKADGQKVWEYQTGAKIWASPVVDGDLVIVPGFDKKVYALDINTGSPVWTFETQSPFASAPVVDNGVVYVGCFDRNLYALDLEDGSQKWVFESPNWFWATPVVADGKVFAPNLDGNTYVLDALTGSQIKVIDMTDEVASSPALLGDNVIVATKTGKIFSINVNTMEMKAVTDLALKVIAPVTVSGEVVYIHTQEDETVYAINPESRTIIWTFVVS; via the coding sequence TTGTTCAAAACCAATCGCATATCCAAAAAAATTGTTTTGCTGTTCAGCCTTATCGGCATTTTGGCCGTTTTAAGCGGCTGTATGGGTGCCAGTCAGAAGCCTTTGGGTTGGTCAGGCGTGCTTGTCTCTGATAATGATGCCATATTTGGTTCTATGACTGGTAAACTTATAGCCCTTAATAAAGATGCCAGCACTCCTCGTTATCAGGTGACTCTGGAGACTACCACCAACGGCGGCGGCTGTGCTGGTGCTGTTACTACAGTGGGTATATATGGTACTCCGGTAGTCTCGGACGGTGTTATCTATATTTCTACCTACGGCGGCAAAGTTTATGCTTATAATCAGGCTGATGGCAGTCTGAAGTGGGTTTACCCCGGAACAGGGTCACTATCCGCTATTGTCAGCGGTATTGCCCCTAACGGAGATAAAATCTTTTTTGCAGACACTAATGGTGTTGTTTATGCCCTGAGCAAGGCAGACGGTCAGAAGGTTTGGGAATATCAGACCGGTGCCAAGATTTGGGCTTCTCCGGTGGTTGATGGAGATTTAGTTATAGTACCCGGTTTTGATAAAAAGGTATATGCCTTGGATATCAACACAGGCAGCCCTGTTTGGACGTTTGAAACCCAAAGCCCCTTTGCCAGCGCCCCGGTAGTGGATAACGGCGTTGTTTATGTGGGCTGTTTTGACCGCAATCTGTACGCTCTGGATTTGGAAGACGGCAGCCAGAAATGGGTCTTTGAATCACCCAACTGGTTCTGGGCAACCCCGGTTGTGGCTGACGGCAAAGTTTTTGCCCCCAATCTGGACGGCAACACCTATGTACTGGATGCTTTGACTGGTTCCCAGATTAAAGTCATTGATATGACTGACGAGGTTGCTTCCTCTCCGGCGCTGCTGGGTGACAATGTGATTGTGGCCACTAAGACCGGCAAGATTTTTTCCATAAATGTAAATACAATGGAAATGAAGGCTGTTACCGACCTTGCCTTGAAAGTGATAGCACCGGTTACGGTGTCAGGTGAAGTTGTATACATACATACTCAGGAAGATGAAACTGTATATGCTATAAATCCGGAGAGCCGTACTATAATCTGGACTTTTGTAGTAAGTTAG
- the yidD gene encoding membrane protein insertion efficiency factor YidD, with the protein MKKLALKLIRLYQNTYSKTAPSSCRFIPTCSQYTYEAIERFGIFKGIWLGVKRLSRCHPLNKGGYDPVPE; encoded by the coding sequence ATGAAAAAACTAGCTTTAAAACTGATTAGATTATACCAGAATACCTACTCTAAAACTGCACCCTCCTCATGCAGGTTTATTCCCACTTGTTCACAGTATACCTACGAAGCTATCGAAAGATTCGGAATTTTTAAGGGAATTTGGTTGGGTGTGAAACGGCTTAGCCGCTGTCACCCCTTGAACAAGGGTGGCTACGACCCAGTGCCAGAATAG
- the rnpA gene encoding ribonuclease P protein component yields the protein MKYSNRLTKREEYSRVLAGDGTYIGQLAVMKALPNNLEFSRVGFIVSKKVGGAVERNRAKRILRESLRTIALRQGWDIVFIARAKAATVKCAEMERVVKHLLGKAQILSKTDEKTSFKTD from the coding sequence ATGAAATACTCAAACAGGCTTACCAAGCGGGAAGAATATTCCCGGGTGCTTGCCGGTGACGGAACTTATATTGGGCAGCTGGCTGTGATGAAGGCGTTGCCTAATAACCTTGAATTTAGCCGGGTAGGCTTCATTGTAAGCAAAAAAGTAGGCGGAGCAGTAGAGCGTAATAGGGCAAAGCGGATATTGCGGGAAAGCCTGCGGACTATCGCACTCAGACAGGGCTGGGACATAGTATTTATAGCTAGGGCAAAAGCGGCTACAGTAAAATGTGCCGAAATGGAGAGGGTAGTTAAGCACTTGCTTGGCAAGGCGCAGATACTATCAAAAACAGATGAAAAAACTAGCTTTAAAACTGATTAG
- the rpmH gene encoding 50S ribosomal protein L34 codes for MRVHGFLSRMSTRGGRGVLSARRAKGRKKLIVV; via the coding sequence ATGAGGGTTCATGGTTTTCTGTCAAGGATGAGCACCCGCGGAGGACGCGGTGTACTCAGCGCCCGCCGGGCTAAGGGGCGCAAGAAACTGATTGTAGTCTAG
- the rpsR gene encoding 30S ribosomal protein S18 — protein MSIQDRPNRPARGGRGRYTPKRKICSFCAEKVSRIDYKDSAKLARYISDRGKIEPRRRTGTCARHQRALANAIKRARFIALMPFVSEHVRRQGNVATFSPMRELRPEPKMAEPKVEPKVETKAEVAVPEVKAEAAPAAEASESAESA, from the coding sequence GTGAGTATCCAGGACAGACCTAACAGACCAGCCAGGGGTGGGCGCGGCCGCTATACCCCCAAGCGCAAGATATGTTCTTTCTGCGCTGAGAAGGTTAGCCGTATTGATTACAAGGATTCGGCTAAACTGGCCAGATATATATCTGACCGCGGCAAAATTGAACCCCGCCGCCGCACCGGTACCTGTGCCCGGCACCAGAGGGCTTTGGCTAATGCCATTAAACGGGCTCGTTTTATAGCCCTGATGCCCTTTGTTTCTGAGCATGTACGCCGCCAGGGAAATGTGGCTACTTTTTCGCCTATGCGTGAGCTGAGGCCCGAACCTAAAATGGCTGAACCCAAGGTTGAGCCTAAAGTAGAGACCAAGGCCGAAGTTGCGGTACCCGAAGTAAAGGCTGAGGCTGCTCCTGCAGCGGAAGCTTCTGAGTCTGCGGAGTCTGCATAA
- a CDS encoding single-stranded DNA-binding protein — protein MVSLNKVMIIGNVGGEPEMRYTPSGHPVTSFKVATNWVYNTPEGERKQETEWFTVVAWNKLAEQCNQFLSKGRLVYVEGRLRTRSWEGQDNLKHYRTEVIASRVTFLEKASAGTGMDARDDDNGGGELEPEDIPF, from the coding sequence ATGGTGAGTTTGAATAAGGTTATGATAATTGGCAATGTTGGCGGTGAGCCGGAGATGCGGTATACCCCCAGCGGGCATCCTGTTACCTCCTTTAAAGTTGCTACCAACTGGGTTTATAATACCCCCGAGGGTGAACGCAAACAGGAAACTGAATGGTTTACGGTAGTTGCTTGGAACAAGCTGGCTGAACAGTGCAACCAGTTCCTTTCCAAAGGGCGGCTGGTGTACGTGGAAGGACGGCTTCGCACCCGAAGCTGGGAAGGGCAGGATAATCTGAAACATTACCGTACCGAGGTAATTGCTTCCAGGGTTACCTTCCTTGAGAAAGCCAGTGCAGGTACCGGGATGGATGCCCGTGATGATGACAATGGCGGTGGTGAATTAGAACCGGAAGACATTCCGTTTTAG
- the rpsF gene encoding 30S ribosomal protein S6 encodes MAASELLKSRVENLRDYELVVILTTDTPKEKVEAILEGISKTIAEKEGSFTEVNHWGKRKLAYLIGRYGEGYYVFIKMKAKPSSIRKINSDLRISEQVIRHMAINMDEE; translated from the coding sequence ATGGCCGCAAGCGAACTACTTAAATCCAGAGTTGAAAACCTGCGTGATTACGAACTGGTGGTTATTTTAACCACTGACACCCCCAAGGAAAAGGTTGAGGCCATTCTGGAAGGCATTAGCAAAACCATAGCTGAAAAAGAAGGCAGCTTTACCGAGGTGAACCACTGGGGTAAACGCAAGCTGGCTTATCTTATCGGCAGATACGGCGAAGGTTATTACGTGTTTATCAAGATGAAGGCTAAGCCTTCTTCCATACGCAAGATAAACTCTGACCTGCGTATTTCAGAGCAGGTTATTCGACATATGGCCATTAATATGGACGAAGAATAA
- a CDS encoding recombinase family protein: protein MTRIAIYARVSTEGQAEEEVPINGQIDECRKFAADKGWEVAEVFTDAGFSGRTDDRPSFRHMIEIIKSSTNPKPFDIILCWRSNRLFRSVEHRLAYSRIFRRHSIRFVAMHEPEFEGASAMFMETVLAAADELYVSQVSEDTLRGLKQIAMAGYSTGGKAATGYRNVRKVAGLKPNGEPIMRTGWEIDPDYAPRVKKAFEMCANGSSGPEIIKATGVVTSPSSLVSLLRNRAYLGERIYNVMKQVDGKTRRRANTKPEDIIRKENAHEAIISPELFDNVQAVLERKRPHIQGRAQNSKRTYLLTGLLWCKAHQALYTGNTNASLNYYVCSAKRKLGAKISPCRNVKKETVEKFILDNLKTHAFTSKRIRAGLEYFARENQKNKQEDDRERKDLLIKINKVELELKRFFEAIASGVNPENLTQPIEERSDLKNKLYLQLAEIDRQREIDLLLPDITDSMIEGIRAKYIDMFAASPEKLKAILPEFIDRIELDETTARIKYFAVEEQKVGCNWRPQGDSNPRSPP from the coding sequence ATGACTAGAATCGCAATTTATGCCCGTGTCAGTACTGAAGGGCAGGCTGAAGAAGAAGTACCCATCAACGGCCAGATAGACGAGTGCCGTAAATTCGCAGCTGATAAAGGCTGGGAAGTAGCAGAAGTATTTACAGACGCCGGTTTCTCCGGTCGTACAGATGACCGCCCTTCATTCCGGCACATGATTGAGATTATTAAATCCTCTACCAATCCGAAACCATTTGACATAATTCTCTGCTGGCGGTCAAACCGCTTGTTCCGCTCCGTAGAACACAGGCTTGCCTATTCACGCATCTTCAGACGCCATTCTATCCGCTTTGTAGCCATGCATGAGCCTGAATTTGAGGGTGCTTCTGCTATGTTCATGGAAACTGTCTTAGCGGCTGCTGACGAGCTGTATGTTTCCCAAGTATCAGAAGATACTTTGAGAGGTCTTAAGCAAATAGCTATGGCAGGGTATTCTACCGGGGGAAAAGCGGCCACTGGATATCGGAATGTACGCAAGGTTGCAGGGCTTAAACCAAATGGTGAACCCATAATGAGAACAGGCTGGGAGATAGACCCGGATTATGCGCCGCGGGTTAAAAAAGCCTTTGAAATGTGTGCCAATGGTTCATCCGGGCCGGAAATAATAAAGGCCACCGGGGTTGTTACCAGCCCCAGCAGCCTTGTGTCGCTTTTACGTAACCGGGCATATCTCGGTGAAAGAATCTACAATGTTATGAAACAGGTAGATGGGAAGACCCGGCGAAGGGCCAACACCAAACCCGAAGATATAATAAGAAAAGAAAATGCCCATGAAGCCATTATCAGTCCTGAACTGTTTGATAATGTTCAGGCAGTTTTGGAACGTAAACGGCCTCATATACAGGGCAGGGCGCAGAACAGCAAGAGAACTTATTTATTGACCGGTCTGCTATGGTGCAAAGCACACCAGGCGTTATATACAGGTAATACAAATGCCAGCCTCAATTATTATGTATGCAGTGCCAAAAGAAAATTAGGCGCCAAGATTTCCCCATGCCGAAATGTTAAAAAAGAAACAGTAGAAAAATTTATTTTGGATAATCTGAAAACCCATGCCTTTACCAGTAAAAGAATAAGGGCTGGGCTTGAATATTTCGCAAGAGAGAACCAGAAAAATAAGCAGGAAGATGACCGGGAAAGAAAAGACCTTCTCATTAAAATAAATAAGGTAGAACTTGAGCTAAAAAGATTTTTTGAAGCGATAGCCTCTGGGGTGAATCCTGAAAATTTAACTCAACCGATAGAAGAAAGGTCTGATTTAAAAAATAAATTATATCTTCAGCTGGCAGAAATAGACCGCCAGCGTGAGATTGATTTGTTATTGCCTGACATAACTGACTCAATGATTGAGGGCATTCGGGCAAAATATATTGATATGTTTGCCGCTTCACCTGAGAAATTAAAGGCTATCCTGCCTGAGTTTATAGACCGGATAGAACTTGATGAAACTACAGCTCGGATAAAATATTTTGCTGTAGAGGAACAGAAAGTAGGCTGTAATTGGCGACCCCAGGGGGATTCGAACCCCCGATCTCCACCGTGA
- a CDS encoding NYN domain-containing protein, with protein MDAERLVLFVDAQNFYNSARRAFFPDEESHVPGQFDPIALGKLLCLQTPIPVKPILHQVRIYTGRPDPNKEPFAYAAHMRQCSAWEKSGACVIARPLRYLSDWPSSKAQQKGVDVAIAIDFVSFAIDGGYDIGIIASLDTDLRPALEYVRSKCNSKCRIKVASWKSRTTNIRLDIPGDKVWCHWLNYIDYQSIADNRDYRT; from the coding sequence ATGGATGCAGAGCGGTTAGTTTTATTTGTAGATGCCCAGAATTTTTATAACAGTGCTAGACGTGCCTTTTTCCCAGATGAAGAATCTCATGTTCCGGGGCAATTTGACCCAATTGCACTCGGGAAACTGCTCTGTTTACAAACTCCTATACCTGTTAAACCAATTTTGCATCAAGTAAGAATATACACCGGACGCCCTGACCCCAATAAAGAGCCTTTTGCTTATGCCGCACATATGAGACAGTGTTCTGCTTGGGAGAAAAGCGGGGCTTGTGTAATAGCGAGGCCTCTAAGATATTTATCAGACTGGCCTTCCAGTAAGGCTCAACAAAAGGGTGTTGATGTGGCTATAGCTATTGATTTCGTATCATTCGCAATAGATGGCGGATATGATATCGGGATAATTGCGTCCCTTGATACTGACTTGCGCCCAGCATTAGAGTATGTTAGAAGTAAATGTAATTCAAAGTGCAGAATAAAAGTAGCGTCTTGGAAAAGCAGAACTACTAATATTCGGCTAGATATTCCAGGTGATAAGGTATGGTGTCATTGGTTAAATTATATAGATTACCAGTCTATAGCTGATAATAGAGATTATAGGACGTGA
- a CDS encoding DUF4429 domain-containing protein encodes MYEEPLFVARGINGQVELYNQFVRICRKGIHATIGFGNRGEKDIAISSLTSIQFKRPGSITNGYIQFVFSGSHESKGGMWDAVHDENSVAFNPKQARDFEDLKDLIDDIRYRNKTEPKNTTHEAPRQPVRSGYDDLERLAELRDKGIITPSDFEAKKKQILGI; translated from the coding sequence ATGTACGAAGAGCCTTTATTTGTAGCCAGAGGTATCAACGGGCAGGTAGAACTATATAACCAGTTTGTCCGGATATGCCGTAAGGGTATTCACGCGACTATCGGCTTTGGTAACCGAGGCGAGAAAGATATCGCTATTAGCAGCTTAACCAGTATCCAATTCAAGCGGCCAGGCTCCATTACCAACGGCTATATTCAGTTTGTCTTTTCCGGTAGTCATGAGTCCAAAGGCGGCATGTGGGACGCAGTACATGACGAAAACAGCGTTGCTTTCAACCCCAAACAGGCAAGAGACTTTGAAGATTTGAAGGACTTGATAGACGATATCAGGTATCGCAATAAAACTGAACCAAAGAATACCACACATGAAGCCCCCAGACAGCCGGTTCGGAGCGGCTACGATGACCTTGAACGCTTAGCCGAATTACGAGACAAAGGAATTATTACCCCCTCTGATTTTGAGGCCAAGAAAAAACAGATTCTGGGGATATAA
- a CDS encoding helix-turn-helix domain-containing protein: MKIGDKIKELRELRGISQRQLAIKAELDPSYLSIVESGKRTNITLDVARRLSAALGVNLEELIESETSDKNEKMSIADKLREIRTSKGLTQEALGQLSGLGRTYVNHIECGRIPNITIQTAQKLAGALDVSTDDLMEVKTSDKAGLPDKSMADMLKAFTSDFADKLQKLEIIEIPVRGVIPAGNPAVEEEIDLGVIRVPREVVEGKIDRVFALKIGGESLSGDGLHYGDNVLIDPDAPIIDGKIYAVRIGGTEVLARHVYKENGHLRLESSNGEYKRLLATDVEIQGRLIYQMRKL, translated from the coding sequence GTGAAAATTGGGGATAAAATTAAAGAGTTAAGAGAGTTGCGTGGTATTAGCCAGAGACAACTTGCAATAAAAGCAGAGCTAGACCCAAGCTACCTTAGCATCGTGGAAAGCGGGAAGCGAACTAATATTACACTGGATGTGGCACGTCGCTTGTCTGCCGCATTAGGAGTTAACTTAGAAGAGTTGATAGAATCAGAAACCAGTGATAAAAATGAAAAAATGAGCATCGCTGATAAATTGAGGGAGATAAGAACCAGTAAAGGGCTGACTCAAGAAGCTTTAGGTCAACTCTCCGGTTTAGGTAGAACCTATGTTAATCATATTGAGTGCGGGAGAATACCTAACATAACCATTCAAACTGCACAGAAGTTAGCTGGGGCATTGGACGTTAGTACTGACGACCTTATGGAAGTGAAAACTAGCGACAAAGCGGGATTGCCCGACAAATCCATGGCGGATATGCTAAAGGCATTCACATCAGATTTTGCTGACAAACTACAGAAACTAGAGATAATTGAGATACCTGTAAGGGGAGTTATACCTGCTGGTAACCCCGCCGTTGAAGAAGAGATAGACTTAGGCGTTATACGAGTGCCGAGAGAAGTAGTGGAGGGAAAGATAGATAGAGTGTTTGCGTTAAAGATTGGCGGTGAGAGTTTAAGCGGTGACGGCCTTCATTATGGGGATAACGTACTTATAGACCCGGATGCTCCTATCATAGACGGCAAGATTTATGCTGTCCGTATTGGCGGTACAGAGGTTCTGGCAAGGCACGTGTACAAAGAGAACGGCCATCTACGCCTTGAAAGTTCCAATGGCGAATACAAGCGCCTCCTGGCTACTGACGTAGAAATTCAAGGCCGTTTGATATATCAGATGAGAAAATTGTAG
- a CDS encoding Lin1244/Lin1753 domain-containing protein, with translation MNKNAYYFPHDCNAADDPKILAMRFTYKAEGYGWYWMLVEQLRQQQDYRISVEILPMYAKKFDAPPKKFAQFIDDCVNKYHLFFVENFYIFSESLIKRMEFIENKSEKAKSAASARWTREGSVASKSDADAMQTQCVRNAIKENKIKENKIKVITPLPPKGYAADAAVSSKEGTDFVDTETGEILTKPPVNTPAKEIPEKEPVSNNSAGPALQVDADFGEICKQYQNNIGNISPLIADEIRGWVDNYPAEWILEAIREAVLANARRPKYISAILDNWNKNGLKAKPRNKDAPPPDTHSDTARTNIENQISIRVRQEIIRNEKTGKPANLDSIRDRVRREVEAEYAECGSNT, from the coding sequence ATGAATAAAAATGCCTACTATTTCCCACATGACTGTAACGCGGCAGATGACCCGAAGATACTGGCCATGCGATTTACTTATAAAGCCGAAGGGTACGGGTGGTACTGGATGCTGGTTGAGCAATTGAGGCAACAGCAAGACTACCGTATTTCAGTTGAAATACTGCCGATGTATGCCAAGAAATTTGATGCCCCGCCTAAGAAATTCGCCCAGTTTATAGACGACTGCGTCAACAAATATCACCTCTTTTTTGTAGAAAATTTTTACATTTTTTCTGAAAGTTTAATAAAAAGAATGGAATTTATTGAAAATAAATCAGAAAAAGCCAAAAGTGCCGCAAGTGCCAGATGGACACGTGAGGGGTCTGTAGCTTCAAAAAGTGATGCAGACGCTATGCAGACGCAATGCGTTCGCAATGCAATAAAAGAAAATAAAATAAAAGAAAATAAAATAAAAGTAATTACCCCCTTACCCCCTAAGGGGTATGCAGCTGATGCCGCTGTTTCCAGTAAAGAGGGTACGGATTTTGTTGATACTGAAACCGGAGAGATACTCACCAAACCTCCTGTGAATACCCCTGCTAAGGAAATCCCGGAAAAAGAACCCGTTTCAAATAATTCTGCCGGGCCAGCCCTTCAAGTGGACGCTGACTTCGGGGAAATCTGCAAACAGTACCAGAACAATATTGGCAACATCTCCCCTCTAATAGCCGATGAGATAAGAGGCTGGGTGGACAATTACCCGGCTGAATGGATTTTAGAAGCTATACGCGAGGCTGTACTTGCCAATGCCAGAAGGCCGAAGTATATCAGCGCCATACTGGACAACTGGAATAAAAACGGGCTTAAGGCGAAGCCTAGAAACAAAGACGCTCCCCCACCTGATACCCACTCCGATACAGCCCGGACAAACATAGAAAACCAGATAAGTATCAGGGTGCGGCAAGAGATAATCCGCAATGAAAAGACAGGCAAGCCGGCAAATCTGGACAGTATCCGTGACAGGGTAAGGCGCGAAGTAGAAGCCGAATATGCCGAATGCGGGAGTAACACATGA
- a CDS encoding helix-turn-helix domain-containing protein, with amino-acid sequence MTVETKRNYRKWTPEEELVLKEYDGSAKSAETLAKKLDVNPEWLRCKANRLLNAEVSGEKGTTDNPSLFTVDDICYALGVPEHKVNTWIATGALRKERVPGGFVVTRQELKRFFFKFTGELEGWQPKPEILKDIIQSEIKND; translated from the coding sequence ATGACAGTAGAGACAAAGAGAAATTACCGCAAATGGACGCCTGAAGAAGAACTTGTTTTAAAAGAATATGACGGCAGTGCCAAGAGTGCAGAAACTCTGGCCAAGAAACTTGATGTTAATCCTGAATGGCTACGCTGTAAAGCCAACAGGTTACTAAATGCCGAAGTATCCGGGGAGAAAGGAACTACTGATAATCCCAGCTTATTTACTGTGGATGATATCTGCTATGCGTTGGGCGTGCCGGAACACAAGGTTAATACATGGATAGCCACAGGCGCACTCAGGAAAGAGCGGGTACCGGGTGGATTTGTAGTCACCCGGCAAGAACTCAAGAGGTTTTTCTTTAAATTCACCGGCGAACTGGAAGGCTGGCAACCCAAACCCGAAATACTCAAGGACATTATCCAGAGCGAGATTAAGAATGACTGA
- a CDS encoding YopX family protein: MTREIKFRGKRVDTGEWVFGYFAYISDGTTEHKKIPVIFTGDTGYNLYEELVIKRFEVIPETVGQYTGLKDKNGKEIYEGDIATIAWHPEEPLKKIKNLWVVRYSGWKFNAEPNRETLKPLGSTYAEVLEVIGNIYDNPELLKEIK, translated from the coding sequence ATGACCAGAGAGATTAAATTCAGAGGCAAACGGGTTGATACAGGGGAATGGGTATTCGGATACTTTGCTTATATAAGCGATGGCACTACAGAACATAAGAAAATACCAGTAATTTTCACTGGCGATACTGGGTATAACTTGTATGAAGAGTTAGTGATTAAACGCTTTGAAGTTATCCCTGAAACAGTAGGGCAGTATACAGGATTAAAAGATAAGAACGGCAAGGAAATATACGAAGGCGATATTGCCACTATAGCTTGGCATCCTGAAGAACCGCTTAAGAAGATAAAGAATTTATGGGTAGTGCGATACAGCGGATGGAAATTCAATGCAGAGCCGAACAGGGAAACACTAAAGCCTCTGGGTTCAACATATGCAGAGGTATTAGAGGTTATAGGCAACATCTATGACAATCCAGAACTATTAAAGGAGATTAAATAA